The nucleotide window CATTGGCCCCGGTCGAGGTGACCGGAGTATCGCCCGCGTCCACGCTGGCGCTGATCGTCGGTGCGGCGTCCAGCGCGGCGGTGATCGTCGGAGCCGCGTCGAGCGCGGCCGCGATCTCGGCCGTTACAGCGGCCGCCAGGGCCGTTGCCTTGAGGCCCTTGCCGTTGGCGTCGGAAACCAGTCGATCCCCCTTGGCCACCTGCTCGCCGACCTCCAGCACGGCCGTGCCGAGCACGATCGTCTCGCCGGCTTTGCCGTCGTCAGCGCCGAAGCGGGTGACGCCCAGGGACTTGGCGTCCGCGCCGCACAGCGCGCCGTCATGGCCCACAAAGCGGTTGGCCGCGACGGCCCCCGAGGCCGTGAACGGCAGGGTCAGGATCGGTCTGTATTGCATCTGTCTCTCCTGTGCCCCCTCGGTCGGGGGATTAGCGAGCCTGCTGGGTCACGATCTCCAGCGCCTCGCCGTAGCTCTTGTCCGGGTGCTCGCTGCGGTACTGCTCGACCGTGGCGTCGAGCTCCGCGCGCTCCGCATCCAGGTTTCCGCCCTGGGCGTTGAACTTGCTCATCTCGGTTTCGGGTTGAGCTTTGGTCTTGGTGGCGATCTCTTTGAAGTCCACCACCTCGGGCAACGCGCCCAGGA belongs to Candidatus Alcyoniella australis and includes:
- a CDS encoding DUF2190 family protein — encoded protein: MQYRPILTLPFTASGAVAANRFVGHDGALCGADAKSLGVTRFGADDGKAGETIVLGTAVLEVGEQVAKGDRLVSDANGKGLKATALAAAVTAEIAAALDAAPTITAALDAAPTISASVDAGDTPVTSTGANGEIITASSDAPGITASSDTPTITATTTPEAVLSGGTLPQAINAI